One Phaseolus vulgaris cultivar G19833 chromosome 4, P. vulgaris v2.0, whole genome shotgun sequence DNA window includes the following coding sequences:
- the LOC137837875 gene encoding probable cyclic nucleotide-gated ion channel 20, chloroplastic isoform X2: MILVVLLALLTSRPLCKDFQNLPLCLIPSALYGDAKGFGRKFLSFCTSCVPGVMNPHSKVVQHWNKLLAIFCMGAIFVDPLFLFLIYVQKDDKCIAIDWDTRKILVFLRTLNDTVYFLNILLQFRLAYVSPESRVVGAGDLVDHPKKIALHYLKGYFLFDLFVVFPLPQIMIFFVLPSRLGASGANYAKNLLRAAILVQYIPKLFRILPLLIGQSPTGFIFESAWANFIINLLIFMLASHIVGSCWYLFGLQRVNQCLRDACGKTHIDRCMTIIDCGRQGYIRSKYFDQASALWNNNTDAIACLNPSPGGFQYGIYVNTVPLTMDISVPNKYIYSLFWGFQQISTLAGSLTPSTFWGEVLFTMAIIGLGLLLFAVLIGNIHNFLQGLGRRRLEMQLRGRDVEQWMRHRRLPEDLRKKIRRSEQYNWAATKGVNEEIILENLPEDLQRDIRRHLFKFVKKVRIFTLMDEPVLDAVCERLRQKTYIKGSIILNQGCIVEKMVFIVRGKLESIGGDGVGVPLSEGDVCGEELLTWYLENSSSVSTDGKKVRLPGQRWLSNRTVKCLTNVEAFSIRAEDLEEVTSRFMRFLRNLRVQGSLRYESPYWRSLAAIRIQVAWRYRKKRRSHSITSQLDQSMNL, from the exons ACTTCATGTGTTCCTGGAGTTATGAATCCTCACTCAAAAGTTGTACAACATTGGAACAAGCTTTTGGCCATTTTTTGCATGGGAGCAATTTTCGTGGATccattatttttgtttctaatcTATGTACAGAAG GATGACAAATGTATAGCTATCGACTGGGACACAAGAAAAATACTTGTTTTTCTTAGAACATTGAATGATACTGTGTATTTCTTGAACATTCTTCTCCAG TTTAGGCTGGCCTATGTTTCTCCAGAGTCAAGGGTGGTTGGTGCTGGAGATTTAGTTGATCATCCCAAGAAAATTGCACTTCATTATCTGAAGGGTTATTTTCTTTTTGACCTGTTTGTTGTATTTCCTCTTCCTCAG ataatgatattttttgtcCTACCAAGCCGCTTGGGGGCATCTGGAGCAAACTATGCAAAGAATCTTCTGCGTGCAGCTATCCTTGTGCAGTATATTCCCAAATTATTCAGGATCCTGCCTCTGCTAATAGGACAATCTCCAACAGGATTTATATTTGAGTCAGCTTGGGCAAATTTCATCATAAATCTTCTCATTTTCATGCTTGCTAGCCATATTGTTGGCTCTTGCTGGTATCTCTTTGGTCTACAG AGGGTTAATCAATGCTTGCGAGATGCTTGTGGAAAGACTCATATTGATAGATGCATGACAATCATTGATTGTGGAAGACAAGGTTATATCAGAAGCAAGTATTTTGACCAAGCATCAGCTCTATGGAACAACAACACAGATGCCATTGCTTGTTTGAATCCCTCACCCGGTGGTTTCCAATATGGGATCTATGTCAATACTGTACCTCTTACCATGGATATCAGTGTGCctaacaaatatatttattctcTATTCTGGGGGTTCCAG CAAATTAGTACTCTCGCTGGCAGTTTAACCCCAAGCACGTTTTGGGGAGAAGTCCTTTTTACAATGGCCATTATAGGATTGGGACTCTTGCTTTTTGCAGTTCTCATTGGAAACATACATAACTTTCTTCAAGGTCTTGGAAGAAG AAGGCTAGAAATGCAACTCAGAGGCCGCGATGTTGAGCAATGGATGAGGCATCGTCGTTTACCAGAAGATCTAAGAAA GAAAATACGAAGGTCTGAACAGTATAATTGGGCTGCAACAAAAGGGGTGAATGAAGAAATAATTCTAGAGAATTTGCCAGAAGATCTTCAGAGAGACATAAGACGTCATCTCTTCAAATTTGTTAAGAAA GTTCGAATATTCACCCTTATGGATGAGCCTGTCTTGGATGCCGTTTGTGAGAGACTGAGACAGAAGACATACATAAAAGGAAGTATAATTTTGAACCAAGGTTGTATAGTTGAGAAGATGGTCTTTATTGTGCGTGGAAAATTGGAGAGCATTGGAGGAGATGGAGTTGGAGTTCCCTTGTCTGAAGGAGATGTTTGTGGTGAAGAACTTCTGACATGGTATCTTGAAAATTCTTCTTCTGTAAGCACAG ATGGTAAAAAAGTAAGGCTTCCAGGGCAGAGGTGGCTTAGCAACAGGACAGTGAAGTGCCTAACAAATGTGGAGGCATTTTCAATCCGAGCTGAAGATCTTGAAGAAGTCACAAGCCGGTTCATGAGATTCTTGCGGAATCTTCGTGTTCAAGGATCTCTAAG GTATGAATCACCTTACTGGCGATCCTTGGCAGCAATTCGAATTCAGGTTGCATGGAGATACAGGAAGAAACGTAGAAGTCATTCTATCACCTCACAATTAGATCAATCAATGAACTTGTAG
- the LOC137837874 gene encoding beta-amylase 1, chloroplastic: MALSMTHQIGSMAGAAMESSFNNGDSTAAVVVKSPGTSLKCKAMRTDGVDGLSPPMSPCMTTDARAVRADLSAVCKALATEVEVAEEKEHAEGGKKGEGSGVPVFVMMPLDSVTAGNTVNRRKAVNAAMAALKSAGVEGVMMDVWWGLVEREKPGEYNWGGYVELMEMAKKHGLKVQAVMSFHQCGGNVGDSCTIPLPKWVVEEINNDQDLAYTDQWGRRNYEYVSLGCDTLPVLKGRTPVQCYADFMHSFRDTFKHLLGDTIVEIQVGMGPAGELRYPSYPEQNGTWKFPGIGAFQCFDKYMLGSLKAAAEAEGKPEWGSTGPTDAGHYNNWPEDTPFFRKEGGGWNSHYGEFFLTWYSQMLLNHGDRILTSAKSIFDNTGVKISVKIAGIHWHYGSRSHAPELTAGYYNTRFHDGYLPIAQMLARHGAIFNFTCIEMRDHEQPQDALCAPEKLVKQVALATQKAQVALAGENALPRFDDYAHEQIIRASQLDVDGDSGDREMCAFTYLRMNPHLFEADNWRKFVAFVKKMKEGKRANKCWEEVEREAEHFVHITQPLVQEAAVLMH, from the exons ATGGCGTTGAGCATGACTCACCAGATCGGGAGCATGGCCGGTGCGGCGATGGAGTCCTCCTTCAATAACGGCGATTCGACGGCGGCGGTGGTGGTGAAGTCGCCGGGGACGAGTCTGAAGTGCAAGGCGATGAGGACGGATGGCGTGGATGGACTGTCGCCGCCGATGAGTCCGTGCATGACGACGGATGCAAGAGCGGTGCGGGCGGATCTGTCGGCGGTGTGTAAGGCGTTGGCGACGGAGGTGGAGGTGGCGGAGGAGAAGGAGCACGCCGAGGGAGGAAAGAAGGGAGAGGGGAGTGGCGTGCCGGTGTTCGTGATGATGCCGCTGGACAGCGTGACGGCGGGGAACACGGTGAATCGGAGGAAGGCGGTGAACGCGGCGATGGCGGCGCTGAAGAGCGCGGGGGTGGAGGGGGTGATGATGGACGTGTGGTGGGGTCTGGTGGAGAGAGAGAAACCTGGAGAGTACAATTGGGGCGGGTACGTGGAGCTCATGGAAATGGCCAAGAAACATGGCCTCAAGGTTCAGGCCGTCATGTCCTTTCATCAATGCGGCGGTAACGTCGGAGATTCCTGCAC CATTCCCTTGCCCAAATGGGTTGTGGAGGAGATTAACAACGATCAGGATCTAGCATATACCGATCAATGGGGAAGAAGAAATTATGAGTATGTATCACTGGGATGTGATACTTTGCCTGTGCTCAAGGGCCGAACTCCAGTTCAATGTTATGCTGATTTCATGCATTCTTTCCGAGACACTTTCAAGCACCTCCTTGGTGACACTATAGTG GAAATTCAAGTTGGGATGGGACCAGCCGGTGAGCTGCGCTACCCTTCTTACCCGGAGCAAAACGGGACATGGAAATTCCCTGGAATTGGTGCTTTTCAATGCTTTGACAAG TATATGTTGGGAAGCTTAAAAGCTGCTGCTGAAGCTGAGGGTAAGCCAGAATGGGGAAGCACAGGCCCTACTGATGCTGGGCACTATAACAACTGGCCAGAAGACACTCCATTTTTCCGCAAAGAAGGTGGAGGCTGGAATAGTCATTATGGTGAGTTTTTCCTCACATGGTACTCTCAGATGCTGCTGAACCATGGTGATAGGATTCTCACATCAGCCAAGTCGATATTTGACAACACTGGAGTTAAGATCTCAGTGAAGATTGCTGGCATTCACTGGCACTACGGTTCAAGGTCTCATGCTCCAGAACTCACTGCAGGGTATTACAACACCCGTTTCCATGATGGCTACCTGCCCATTGCTCAAATGTTGGCACGCCATGGTGCCATTTTCAACTTCACCTGTATCGAGATGCGCGATCACGAGCAGCCACAGGATGCCCTTTGTGCTCCTGAGAAGCTGGTGAAGCAAGTGGCTCTGGCAACACAAAAGGCGCAGGTGGCACTTGCTGGCGAAAATGCACTGCCACGCTTTGATGATTATGCTCACGAGCAGATCATAAGGGCATCACAGTTGGATGTTGACGGTGACTCTGGTGACAGAGAGATGTGTGCATTCACATACCTGAGGATGAACCCTCATCTGTTTGAAGCAGATAACTGGAGGAAGTTTGTGGCGTTtgtgaagaagatgaaagagGGGAAAAGGGCAAACAAGTGTTGGGAAGAGGTGGAGAGGGAGGCAGAGCATTTTGTGCATATTACGCAGCCTCTTGTGCAAGAGGCTGCAGTGCTGATGCACTGA
- the LOC137837875 gene encoding probable cyclic nucleotide-gated ion channel 20, chloroplastic isoform X3 has protein sequence MNPHSKVVQHWNKLLAIFCMGAIFVDPLFLFLIYVQKDDKCIAIDWDTRKILVFLRTLNDTVYFLNILLQFRLAYVSPESRVVGAGDLVDHPKKIALHYLKGYFLFDLFVVFPLPQIMIFFVLPSRLGASGANYAKNLLRAAILVQYIPKLFRILPLLIGQSPTGFIFESAWANFIINLLIFMLASHIVGSCWYLFGLQRVNQCLRDACGKTHIDRCMTIIDCGRQGYIRSKYFDQASALWNNNTDAIACLNPSPGGFQYGIYVNTVPLTMDISVPNKYIYSLFWGFQQISTLAGSLTPSTFWGEVLFTMAIIGLGLLLFAVLIGNIHNFLQGLGRRRLEMQLRGRDVEQWMRHRRLPEDLRKKIRRSEQYNWAATKGVNEEIILENLPEDLQRDIRRHLFKFVKKVRIFTLMDEPVLDAVCERLRQKTYIKGSIILNQGCIVEKMVFIVRGKLESIGGDGVGVPLSEGDVCGEELLTWYLENSSSVSTDGKKVRLPGQRWLSNRTVKCLTNVEAFSIRAEDLEEVTSRFMRFLRNLRVQGSLRYESPYWRSLAAIRIQVAWRYRKKRRSHSITSQLDQSMNL, from the exons ATGAATCCTCACTCAAAAGTTGTACAACATTGGAACAAGCTTTTGGCCATTTTTTGCATGGGAGCAATTTTCGTGGATccattatttttgtttctaatcTATGTACAGAAG GATGACAAATGTATAGCTATCGACTGGGACACAAGAAAAATACTTGTTTTTCTTAGAACATTGAATGATACTGTGTATTTCTTGAACATTCTTCTCCAG TTTAGGCTGGCCTATGTTTCTCCAGAGTCAAGGGTGGTTGGTGCTGGAGATTTAGTTGATCATCCCAAGAAAATTGCACTTCATTATCTGAAGGGTTATTTTCTTTTTGACCTGTTTGTTGTATTTCCTCTTCCTCAG ataatgatattttttgtcCTACCAAGCCGCTTGGGGGCATCTGGAGCAAACTATGCAAAGAATCTTCTGCGTGCAGCTATCCTTGTGCAGTATATTCCCAAATTATTCAGGATCCTGCCTCTGCTAATAGGACAATCTCCAACAGGATTTATATTTGAGTCAGCTTGGGCAAATTTCATCATAAATCTTCTCATTTTCATGCTTGCTAGCCATATTGTTGGCTCTTGCTGGTATCTCTTTGGTCTACAG AGGGTTAATCAATGCTTGCGAGATGCTTGTGGAAAGACTCATATTGATAGATGCATGACAATCATTGATTGTGGAAGACAAGGTTATATCAGAAGCAAGTATTTTGACCAAGCATCAGCTCTATGGAACAACAACACAGATGCCATTGCTTGTTTGAATCCCTCACCCGGTGGTTTCCAATATGGGATCTATGTCAATACTGTACCTCTTACCATGGATATCAGTGTGCctaacaaatatatttattctcTATTCTGGGGGTTCCAG CAAATTAGTACTCTCGCTGGCAGTTTAACCCCAAGCACGTTTTGGGGAGAAGTCCTTTTTACAATGGCCATTATAGGATTGGGACTCTTGCTTTTTGCAGTTCTCATTGGAAACATACATAACTTTCTTCAAGGTCTTGGAAGAAG AAGGCTAGAAATGCAACTCAGAGGCCGCGATGTTGAGCAATGGATGAGGCATCGTCGTTTACCAGAAGATCTAAGAAA GAAAATACGAAGGTCTGAACAGTATAATTGGGCTGCAACAAAAGGGGTGAATGAAGAAATAATTCTAGAGAATTTGCCAGAAGATCTTCAGAGAGACATAAGACGTCATCTCTTCAAATTTGTTAAGAAA GTTCGAATATTCACCCTTATGGATGAGCCTGTCTTGGATGCCGTTTGTGAGAGACTGAGACAGAAGACATACATAAAAGGAAGTATAATTTTGAACCAAGGTTGTATAGTTGAGAAGATGGTCTTTATTGTGCGTGGAAAATTGGAGAGCATTGGAGGAGATGGAGTTGGAGTTCCCTTGTCTGAAGGAGATGTTTGTGGTGAAGAACTTCTGACATGGTATCTTGAAAATTCTTCTTCTGTAAGCACAG ATGGTAAAAAAGTAAGGCTTCCAGGGCAGAGGTGGCTTAGCAACAGGACAGTGAAGTGCCTAACAAATGTGGAGGCATTTTCAATCCGAGCTGAAGATCTTGAAGAAGTCACAAGCCGGTTCATGAGATTCTTGCGGAATCTTCGTGTTCAAGGATCTCTAAG GTATGAATCACCTTACTGGCGATCCTTGGCAGCAATTCGAATTCAGGTTGCATGGAGATACAGGAAGAAACGTAGAAGTCATTCTATCACCTCACAATTAGATCAATCAATGAACTTGTAG